TCAAAAGTGTGAACCCGAAAATCCAATATTCTATTCGGCGTTGTTCGGTTACTTTTTCGTGTGCTTCGAGATCGTATTGCGTTACAATTTGATTCATTTTAGAAAGGAAAATGCCTTCGTTTTCTAAAATAATGTTTACGAATTTTTGGTTTTCGGCAGTTGTTTTTTTCTGCTTTACATTCAGTAAAAAGGAATCGGTTGTTTGTGCAATTTTGTTGAAAATCGGATTGATTTCAAGATATAATTTAGAAAGTGTTTCTGATTTTTCTTTTGGAAAAGCCAGGCTGTCACTTCCGTTTTCGAGCGCATTTTGGTTTTTCTTCCAAAGTGCTAAAACTTCATTTAAATGCGAAATTTGTTTGGCAGAAGCGGTATCAGAAACGTAATGCAGAATCAGAACTTCTTTGACGATTTTCTGGCTCAGCATTCGTTGTTTTCCCGAAAAATTAATGATTTTAGAGTCGCTTAACTGCTGATTCAGATTGTATTGCACTAAAATCTGACTCACAATTATGGTTAAGGCAATAGTAAGAAGCGCAAAAAAATACAGACGGCGTAAATTTTTGAACGTAATTTTGTCTTCTTCCTGATTGCTTTTCTTCATATGAATTATAGTCCTAAAGAAGCTTTTATAAGATTCAGATTTTCTTCAGAATAGTTGATTTTTAAGGCCTCCTGATGCCCTTTGTCCGACATTTTGTCCCAGGTTTTTTTGATGATGTTTTTTAGTTTTTCTTCGTCGTGTTTGTGAACGAAAGGTTCTAAATAATATTCTAAAAATACGAGACAAATTATGTCTTCTAATAATTGGGTTTCGTGATCTTTTTTAAGTAATTTTTTCTCTATTAAAAAAGAAACGCGATCAATAAAAGTTTGATCGTAACCTGCTTTTTCTAGTATTTCGGCAGTAGTTTTTGCGTGGAATTTTTTCAGTTCTTCTCGCCATTTCAAATAACCAACACGATCCATTGGATACGATTCGCGGGCAACTTTCCATCTGCAGATGTGTTGTGCTTTTGATGCGATTTGGATTTCTTCGGACGCATTGGGTTCAAACTGCATCAGTCTTTCGTACATCCTGTTGGAATACAATAATTCTTTTGGATATTCTTTGTTTTGGTCGGTTTCGATGTTTGGGTCTTGTGCGTTTTCAGCATCAATCCATTCGCTTGCTTTTTGAAAAGGTGTAGTCATTTTTTGGCTTGATAATAGAATTTCAAAGATACGGAATTAAGTTTTTTTTTCGCCACGAATTCACGAATGAAAACGAATTATATTAGTGAAATTAATGACACAAATTGAACACAATGATTCGTGAATTCGTGGCGGAAGAAAATATTCATTTAATCTACAAATCCAACGAAAACTTCATTTTCAACAATCTTAATTGGATAAGTTGCAATGCTATATTCTTCGCCGTTTAGGTTTGAACCATCAACTAATGAAAATGTTTTTTTATGCATTGGGCAGGCGATTTTTGGGATATCGTCGGCAGAACCTGTCATTCCTCTTGAAAGCACCATTTCCATTTTGTGCGGACAGGCGTTTTGGCAGGCGTACCATTCGTTGCGACGGGTGAAATTGAAAATGGCGATTTGTTTGTTTTTGTATTTGATGCATCCGCCTCGGTTGGTTGGAAAATCTTCTACTTTACCTGCTTTGAACCAAATTGTAGCATCACTCGCATGAACTGTTTCGTATTGATTTAAGATTTCTTCCATTTTGATTGAGTTTTGATTTCCTGTTTCTTAGCCCTCTTTTTACAATCATGAGAGTTATGATGGCGCAGTAAAAAAGAGGGTAAGAAGGACAGCAAACGTTTAATGATTTTTTTTCTTTTTTTGGAGCTTTATTGTGGTTTGCCACAAAGGCGCAAAGGCGCTAAGTTTTTTTTAAAGTTTTTTTATTTTGACTTTGCGACTTTGCGTCTTTGTGGCAATTTTTTTTTAAGACCAAGCTTTTGGCATTTTTTGATCTCTAAGAGGAACAAAAACGGCATTGTCGTCTTTTTCTTCAGAGTTTATAAAGTGATTGAAACGTTTTAATAATCTTGGTTTTTCCAGCACTTGTTTCCATTCGCATTCGAAAGTGTTTACTAAAGTCTGCATTTCGGCTTCTAATGTTTCGCAGATTCCTAGGCTGTCTTCGATAATTACTTCTTTTAAGTATTCTAAACCTCCATCTAGTTTTTCTAACCAAGTTGAAGTTCGGATCAGCGGGCCGGCGGTGCGGATGTAATACATTAAGAATCTATCCATGTATTTGATTACGGTTTCTTTGTCGATTTTCTCGGCTAATAAAACGGCATGTTTTGGGTTTGCACCGCCATTTCCTGCGATGTATAAATTCCATCCGCCTTCGACAGCGATTAATCCGAAATCTTTTCCACGGGCTTCTGCGCATTCGCGAATGCAGGCCGAAACACCACCTTTTAATTTATGCGGAGAACGAATTCCTTTATATCTGTTTTCTAATTCGATAGCAAATCCTGCGCTGTCATCCATTCCATAACGGCACCACGCATTTCCGACACAGCTTTTTACGGCACGAAGGGATTTTCCGTAAGCGTGACCGCTTTCAAAACCATTGTCTATTAATATTTTCCAGATTTTTGGTAAATCACTTAAGTGTGCTCCAAATAAATCGACTCTTTGCGCTCCGGTTATTTTAGTGTATAAATCGAATTGTTTGGCTACTTCGCCAATTACGATTAATTTCTCTGCAGTAATTTCTCCTCCTGCAACTCTTGGAACTACAGAATAAGTTCCGTTTCGTTGAATATTTGCTAAGAATCTGTCGTTTGTATCTTGCGTGGTAACGTGTTTGTTTGCTGTATCATTGTAAATACTTGAGAAGATTGAAGCTACCACAGGTTTGCAAATCTCGCAACCGTCACCTTTTCCGTGATGATCCAAAACATCGTAGAAATTCTCGTATTTGTTGATTTTTACCAAATCGAATAATTCCTGACGATTGTAGTTGAAATGCTCGCAGATAACTTCTTTTACTTCTTTTCCTAGAGATTTTTGAGTCGCTTTTACCAAATCTGAAACCATTGGTTTACATCCTCCGCATCCTGAAGTTGCTTTTGTTGCTTTAACGACATCTGATAGTGAAGAACAGCTTTCGTCTAAAATCTTACAGCAGATCGCGCCTTTGGTAACATTTTCGCAAGAACAAATTACGGCTGTTTCTGGCAAATCCATTACGCTTCCTAAAGAAGAACCTTCAGAACCGTCGCGAGAACCTAAAATCAAATCTTCTGGATTTTTTGGCAAAGCCATTGCGTTGCTGTAAATCTGGAAAAGTGAATTATAATCGCTTGAATCGCCAACTAAAATTCCGCCTAAAAGGGTTTTAGAATCTTTGGTAACGTTGATTCTTTTATAAATTCCGCTTAATTTATTCTCATAAATAATGGCGGTTACATTTTCATTTTCGATAAAAGGATCGCCAAAACTCGCTACTTCAACACCAATTAATTTCAATTGTGTCGACATATCGATGGTTTCTCTCATGGTTTTATCGCCATTTAAGATTTGCTCGGCCGCAACATCGGCCATTTCGTAACCTGGAGCAACCAATCCGTAAATGTTCTGGTTGTAAAGTGCTACTTCTCCAATCGCAAAAATAGAAGGATCTGATGTCTGCATTTGATTGTTTACCACAACACCTCCTCGTAAACCAACTTCAAGTCCTGAAATTCTTGCCAGTTCGTCGCGAGGTTTGATTCCGGCAGATATAACCAACATGTCTACTTTTAACAATTCGTCGTTTGCAAACATCATTCCCGTTATACTTTCTTTACCGTCAATATATTGGGTTGCTTTGTTAAGATGAATTC
This portion of the Flavobacterium panacagri genome encodes:
- the nirD gene encoding nitrite reductase small subunit NirD; protein product: MEEILNQYETVHASDATIWFKAGKVEDFPTNRGGCIKYKNKQIAIFNFTRRNEWYACQNACPHKMEMVLSRGMTGSADDIPKIACPMHKKTFSLVDGSNLNGEEYSIATYPIKIVENEVFVGFVD
- a CDS encoding DUF4202 domain-containing protein, coding for MTTPFQKASEWIDAENAQDPNIETDQNKEYPKELLYSNRMYERLMQFEPNASEEIQIASKAQHICRWKVARESYPMDRVGYLKWREELKKFHAKTTAEILEKAGYDQTFIDRVSFLIEKKLLKKDHETQLLEDIICLVFLEYYLEPFVHKHDEEKLKNIIKKTWDKMSDKGHQEALKINYSEENLNLIKASLGL
- the nirB gene encoding nitrite reductase large subunit NirB, which translates into the protein MIRVIVVGNGMVGYKFCEKFIAKSGQEKYQITVFGEEPRRAYDRVHLSEYFGGKTADDLSLSTTEWYAENNIILNTSELITDINRDQKTIHTHLEKTHTYDYLVLATGSSAFVPPIDGVEKEGVFVYRTIEDLDAIMAYAKKIKIKGATEAAVLGGGLLGLEAAKAVRDLGLNPHVVEFAPRLMPRQLDQGASDMLQAKIEELNIGIHLNKATQYIDGKESITGMMFANDELLKVDMLVISAGIKPRDELARISGLEVGLRGGVVVNNQMQTSDPSIFAIGEVALYNQNIYGLVAPGYEMADVAAEQILNGDKTMRETIDMSTQLKLIGVEVASFGDPFIENENVTAIIYENKLSGIYKRINVTKDSKTLLGGILVGDSSDYNSLFQIYSNAMALPKNPEDLILGSRDGSEGSSLGSVMDLPETAVICSCENVTKGAICCKILDESCSSLSDVVKATKATSGCGGCKPMVSDLVKATQKSLGKEVKEVICEHFNYNRQELFDLVKINKYENFYDVLDHHGKGDGCEICKPVVASIFSSIYNDTANKHVTTQDTNDRFLANIQRNGTYSVVPRVAGGEITAEKLIVIGEVAKQFDLYTKITGAQRVDLFGAHLSDLPKIWKILIDNGFESGHAYGKSLRAVKSCVGNAWCRYGMDDSAGFAIELENRYKGIRSPHKLKGGVSACIRECAEARGKDFGLIAVEGGWNLYIAGNGGANPKHAVLLAEKIDKETVIKYMDRFLMYYIRTAGPLIRTSTWLEKLDGGLEYLKEVIIEDSLGICETLEAEMQTLVNTFECEWKQVLEKPRLLKRFNHFINSEEKDDNAVFVPLRDQKMPKAWS